A genomic stretch from Microcebus murinus isolate Inina chromosome 19, M.murinus_Inina_mat1.0, whole genome shotgun sequence includes:
- the VKORC1 gene encoding vitamin K epoxide reductase complex subunit 1 isoform X2, which translates to MGTTWGSPGWVRLALCLAGLVLSLYALHVKAARARDRDYRALCDVGTAISCSRVFSSRLPTGTLGLYPAGVEFPGVFGWFCLPGLDPVLRAL; encoded by the exons ATGGGCACCACCTGGGGGAGCCCGGGATGGGTGCGGCTCGCGCTCTGCCTGGCAGGCTTAGTGCTCTCTCTCTACGCGCTGCACGTGAAAGCGGCGCGCGCCCGGGACCGAGATTACCGGGCGCTCTGCGACGTGGGCACAGCCATCAGCTGTTCGCGCGTCTTCTCCTCCAG GTTGCCTACGGGGACGCTGGGCCTCTATCCTGCTGGTGTTGAGTTCCCTGGTGTCTTTGGCTGGTTCTGTCTACCTGGCCTGGATCCTGTTCTTCGTGCTCTATGA
- the VKORC1 gene encoding vitamin K epoxide reductase complex subunit 1 isoform X1 produces MGTTWGSPGWVRLALCLAGLVLSLYALHVKAARARDRDYRALCDVGTAISCSRVFSSRWGRGFGLVEHVLGQDSVLNQSNSIYGCLFYTLQLLLGCLRGRWASILLVLSSLVSLAGSVYLAWILFFVLYDFCVVCITTYAINVGLMLLSFRRVQKSQDKIKGH; encoded by the exons ATGGGCACCACCTGGGGGAGCCCGGGATGGGTGCGGCTCGCGCTCTGCCTGGCAGGCTTAGTGCTCTCTCTCTACGCGCTGCACGTGAAAGCGGCGCGCGCCCGGGACCGAGATTACCGGGCGCTCTGCGACGTGGGCACAGCCATCAGCTGTTCGCGCGTCTTCTCCTCCAG GTGGGGCCGGGGCTTTGGGCTGGTAGAGCACGTGCTGGGACAGGACAGCGTCCTCAATCAATCCAACAGCATATATGGTTGCCTCTTCTACACACTACAGCTGTTGTTAG GTTGCCTACGGGGACGCTGGGCCTCTATCCTGCTGGTGTTGAGTTCCCTGGTGTCTTTGGCTGGTTCTGTCTACCTGGCCTGGATCCTGTTCTTCGTGCTCTATGATTTCTGTGTCGTTTGTATTACCACCTATGCCATCAATGTGGGCCTGATGTTGCTAAGTTTCCGGAGGGTCCAAAAATCCCAGGACAAGATTAAGGGGCACTGA
- the ZNF646 gene encoding zinc finger protein 646 isoform X4 produces MEDTPLSLSCSDCQRHFPSVPELSRHRELLHPSSNQDSEEADSVPRPYRCQQCGRGYRHPGSLVNHRRTHETGLFPCTTCGKDFTNPMALKSHMRTHAPEGRRRRRPPRHKEATPCLQGETVPTDSWGQRLRPGEGWENQTKHTEETPDCESGPDPRAALGTWEDPPTGQREGWESQPDPGEGAEAWEPATNPARAPPLPTPASSLLSNLEQYLAESVVNFTGGQEPTQSPPAEEERRYKCSQCGKTYKHAGSLTNHRQSHTLGVYPCAICFKEFSNLMALKNHSRLHAQYRPYHCPHCPRAFRLPRELLEHQQSHEGEKQEPLWEEKRIPTTNGHIEESSPDQLRSMQILNGTGELSTSGELEDGGLEEYRPFRCGDCGRTYRHAGSLINHRKSHQTGVYPCSICSKQLFNAAALKNHVRAHHRPRQGVGEDAQPSVSPASLLLADTADKEKEIPTTMLDHRPYKCNECGRAYRHRGSLVNHRHSHRTGEYQCSLCPRKYPNLMALRNHVRVHCKAARRSADPGTEGPPSHLKVELPPDPVGAEAAPHTDQEHVCKNEEETTDIPPIADRRAPQICSICGMLFEDAESLEHHGLTHGEGENSRTDTKVSPSRAFACRDCGKSYRHSGSLINHRQTHQTGDFSCGACAKHFHTMAAMKNHLRRHSRRRSKRHWKRAGSAGAGGQGKLPSGKNWAQELEDHNSLDSPQDPSGASPCGAKGESGRDCLQAESKGFKSGFERDESCFQGDKNTGTEEGLERKEACFLDNLDIPVDEESNGTRFCDGLTGVDKDQKPLTGQPHSSFHSAEVVAGWQAEDAHTCSDCGHSFPHATGLLSHRPCHPPGIYQCSLCPKEFDSLPALRSHFQNHGPGEAASAQPFLCCLCGMIFPGRAGYRLHRRQAHNCSGMTEGSEEEGEEEGATEAASTESPPLQLSEAELLNQLQREVEALDGAGYGHICGCCGQTYDDLGSLERHHQSQNSGTNTDKAPSPLEASGDATKMVADGVLEGTVTSVSGEDGDTKSEEGVGATVVDSLCVQGDESLLEAQPRPFRCNQCGKTYRHGGSLVNHRKIHQTGEFICPVCSRCYPNLAAYRNHLRNHPRCKGSEPQVGPIAEAGGISEPQNMAEEGPGLAEVDKLQEELKVEPLEEVARVKEEAWEETTVKGEETEPRLETAEKGCQTEASAERPFSCEVCGRSYKHAGSLINHRQSHQTGHFGCQACSKGFSNLMSLKNHRRIHADPRRFRCSECGKAFRLRKQLASHQRVHVERRGGTRKLTREDRPFRCGQCGRTYRHAGSLLNHRRSHETGQYSCPTCPKTYSNRMALKDHQRLHSESRRRRAGRSRRSTVRCALCGRGFPSRGSLERHLREHEEKTERELASGLGGPNGTEGSEGNLANDHVLGGRLGGVESVLQLEDRAVRPGEHNQSPIRAADSEATEPLSWGMGKADGWQGDKGLVNHEGGWVSQGQVLTKPDESEDSVPRSPCHLGDSQSNGPSLSHMDSWDNGDNSSQLQPESHPSSCSQCGKTYRQSGSPLNHQNTHKTDRHYCLLCSKEFLNPVATKSHSHNHIDAQTFACPDCGKAFQSHHELASHLQAHAGGHSQVPAQTEEARGPKAGTVEDKVLEGSLSRMGRKLRVLPSSLPDS; encoded by the exons ATGGAGGACACGCCCCTCTCACTCAGCTGCTCTGACTGTCAGCGCCACTTTCCTAGTGTCCCGGAACTGTCAAGGCACCGAGAACTGCTCCATCCATCTTCCAACCAGGACAGTGAGGAGGCTGACAGCGTCCCTCGGCCCTACCGCTGTCAACAGTGCGGGCGGGGCTACCGTCACCCAGGAAGCCTAGTCAACCACCGCCGGACCCATGAGACTGGCCTTTTCCCCTGTACCACTTGTGGCAAGGACTTCACCAATCCCATGGCTCTCAAGAGCCACATGAGGACTCATGCTCCTGAGGGCCGCCGCAGGCGCAGACCCCCACGCCACAAAGAAGCCACTCCATGCCTCCAGGGTGAGACAGTGCCTACTGACTCCTGGGGCCAGAGGCTTCGCCCTGGGGAAGGCTGGGAAAACCAGACAAAACATACCGAAGAGACACCTGACTGTGAGTCTGGACCTGACCCCAGGGCAGCTTTGGGTACTTGGGAAGATCCACCCACTGGACAAAGAGAAGGCTGGGAAAGCCAGCCAGATCCTGGGGAGGGTGCAGAGGCCTGGGAGCCTGCCACCAACCCTGCCAGagccccacctctccccaccccagccagcaGCCTTCTTAGCAATTTGGAACAGTATTTGGCTGAATCAGTAGTGAACTTTACAGGAGGCCAAGAGCCCACTCAGTCCCCTCCTGCTGAGGAGGAGCGGCGGTACAAGTGCAGTCAGTGTGGCAAGACCTACAAGCATGCTGGGAGCCTCACCAACCATCGCCAGAGCCACACCCTGGGTGTCTACCCTTGTGCCATCTGCTTCAAGGAGTTCTCTAACCTCATGGCTCTGAAGAACCACTCACGACTCCATGCTCAGTATCGGCCTTACCACTGTCCCCACTGCCCTCGTGCTTTCCGGCTCCCCCGGGAGTTGCTAGAACACCAGCAGTCCCATGAGGGTGAAAAGCAGGAGCCActgtgggaagagaaaaggatTCCCACCACCAATGGGCACATAGAAGAGAGCAGCCCGGACCAGCTCCGTAGTATGCAGATACTCAATGGCACTGGAGAACTCAGCACTTCTGGGGAGCTGGAGGATGGTGGCCTGGAAGAATACCGGCCTTTCCGCTGTGGGGACTGTGGGCGTACTTACCGCCATGCTGGGAGTCTCATCAACCATCGAAAGAGCCACCAGACAGGTGTCTATCCCTGTTCAATCTGTTCTAAGCAGCTGTTCAATGCGGCTGCCCTCAAAAACCACGTGCGGGCTCACCACAGACCCCGGCAAGGAGTTGGGGAAGATGCTCAGCCATCAGTGTCGCCAGCTTCCTTGCTGCTGGCTGACACTGCcgacaaagagaaagagatccCCACCACCATGCTGGACCATCGGCCCTATAAGTGCAATGAGTGTGGTCGGGCTTACCGCCACCGAGGGAGCCTGGTGAACCATCGCCACAGCCATCGGACAGGAGAGTACCAGTGCTCGCTCTGTCCCCGAAAGTACCCCAACCTTATGGCCCTGCGCAACCATGTGCGGGTACATTGTAAGGCTGCTCGCCGAAGTGCAGACCCAGGAACTGAGGGCCCTCCCAGCCACCTCAAGGTGGAACTCCCACCTGACCCAGTGGGAGCAGAGGCAGCCCCACACACAGATCAGGAGCATGTGtgcaaaaatgaagaagagaccACTGATATCCCCCCAATAGCAGATAGGAGAGCACCACAGATATGTAGCATCTGTGGGATGCTATTTGAAGATGCTGAGAGCCTTGAACATCATGGCCTGACTCATGGGGAAGGGGAAAATAGCAGGACAGATACCAAGGTGTCGCCTTCTCGGGCATTTGCCTGCCGAGACTGTGGAAAGAGCTATCGCCACTCTGGTAGCCTTATCAACCACAGGCAGACCCACCAGACAGGGGACTTCAGTTGTGGAGCCTGTGCCAAGCACTTCCACACCATGGCTGCCATGAAGAACCATTTGCGACGCCATAGTCGGCGGCGGAGCAAGCGGCATTGGAAGCGGGCTGGCAGTGCTGGTGCGGGGGGACAAGGCAAACTCCCATCAGGGAAGaactgggcccaggagttggaagacCATAACAGTCTGGATTCTCCCCAAGACCCTTCAGGGGCAAGTCCTTGTGGGGCCAAAGGGGAAAGTGGTAGGGACTGTTTGCAGGCTGAATCCAAAGGGTTCAAGAGTGGGTTTGAGAGGGATGAGTCCTGTTTCCAGGGTGATAAGAACACAGGCACTGAGGAAGGACTGGAAAGGAAGGAGGCCTGTTTCCTTGACAACTTGGATATTCCAGTAGATGAAGAAAGCAACGGGACTCGCTTCTGCGATGGCCTCACTGGGGTGGACAAAGACCAGAAACCACTCACTGGCCAGCCCCATTCATCTTTTCACTCTGCTGAAGTTGTTGCCGGTTGGCAGGCTGAGGATGCTCACACGTGTTCTGACTGTGGGCATTCCTTCCCCCATGCTACTGGCCTCCTGAGTCACAGGCCCTGTCACCCACCAGGCATCTATCAGTGCTCCCTCTGCCCAAAGGAGTTTGACTCTCTGCCTGCCCTACGCAGCCACTTCCAGAACCATGGGCCTGGGGAGGCAGCCTCAGCACAGCCTTTCCTCTGCTGCCTCTGTGGCATGATCTTCCCTGGGCGGGCGGGCTATAGGCTTCACCGGCGCCAGGCTCACAACTGCTCTGGCATGACTGAGGGctcagaggaggagggggaagaggaaggagccaCAGAGGCTGCCTCTACTGAGAGTCCACCACTGCAGCTCTCGGAAGCAGAGCTCCTCAATCAGCTGCAGCGGGAGGTGGAGGCGCTGGATGGAGCAGGTTATGGACACATCTGTGGCTGCTGTGGCCAGACCTACGATGACCTAGGGAGCCTGGAGCGTCACCACCAGAGTCAAAATTCTGGGACTAACACAGACAAGGCTCCCAGCCCCTTGGAAGCATCAGGTGATGCCACAAAAATGGTTGCAGATGGTGTCTTAGAGGGCACAGTGACCTCTGTCTCTGGAGAGGATGGAGACACAAAGTCTGAAGAGGGAGTAGGTGCCACAGTGGTCGACAGCCTCTGCGTGCAGGGTGATGAAAGTTTGCTAGAGGCTCAGCCCCGCCCTTTCCGCTGCAACCAGTGTGGCAAGACTTACCGCCATGGGGGCAGTCTGGTGAACCATCGTAAGATCCACCAGACTGGAGAATTCATCTGCCCCGTCTGCTCCCGCTGCTACCCCAACCTGGCTGCCTATCGTAATCATCTGCGGAACCATCCTCGCTGCAAAGGCTCAGAGCCCCAGGTGGGGCCCATTGCAGAGGCAGGAGGCATCAGCGAGCCCCAGAACATGGCAGAGGAGGGGCCAGGGCTGGCAGAAGTAGATAAGCTGCAGGAAGAACTTAAAGTGGAgcccctggaggaggtggcaagAGTGAAAGAAGAGGCATGGGAGGAGACCACTGTGAAGGGGGAGGAGACAGAACCGAGGCTGGAAACCGCAGAGAAGGGCTGCCAGACCGAGGCCAGTGCTGAGCGGCCCTTCAGCTGTGAAGTGTGTGGCCGGTCCTACAAGCATGCCGGCAGCCTCATCAACCACCGGCAGAGCCACCAGACTGGCCACTTCGGCTGTCAGGCCTGCTCCAAGGGCTTCTCAAACCTCATGTCCCTCAAGAACCACCGGCGCATCCATGCAGATCCCCGCCGTTTCCGCTGCAGTGAGTGTGGGAAGGCCTTCCGCCTTCGGAAACAGCTGGCCAGCCACCAGCGGGTGCACGTTGAGCGGCGTGGGGGTACCCGAAAGCTGACTCGGGAAGATCGTCCCTTCCGGTGTGGGCAATGTGGACGGACCTACCGCCACGCTGGCAGCCTCCTGAACCACCGGCGCAGCCATGAGACAGGCCAGTACAGCTGCCCCACCTGCCCCAAGACCTACTCCAACCGCATGGCTCTGAAAGACCATCAAAGGCTACACTCAGAGAGTCGGCGGCGGCGGGCTGGACGGTCCCGGAGGTCAACTGTGCGCTGTGCCCTCTGTGGCCGCGGCTTCCCTAGCCGGGGGTCTTTGGAGCGGCATCTGCGAGAGCATGAGGAGAAGACAGAACGGGAGCTGGCCAGTGGTCTGGGAGGCCCAAATGGCACAGAGGGCAGTGAGGGGAACCTGGCCAATGACCATGTTCTAGGGGGCCGATTAGGTGGAGTTGAGTCAGTACTCCAGCTGGAGGACAGAGCTGTGAGGCCAGGGGAGCACAATCAGAGCCCCATCAGGGCAGCAGATTCAGAAGCCACAGAGCCACTGTCCTGGGGCATGGGGAAGGCAGATGGGTGGCAAGGAGACAAGGGACTGGTGAATCATGAAGGAGGTTGGGTTTCTCAGGGTCAGGTACTGACCAAGCCAGATGAATCAGAGGACAGTGTCCCCAGGAGTCCTTGCCACCTTGGTGACAGCCAGTCCAATGGACCTAGTCTCAGTCACATGGATAGCTGGGACAATGGAGACAACAGTTCTCAGCTTCAGCCAGAGAGCCACCCCTCTTCCTGCAGCCAGTGTGGCAAAACCTATCGCCAATCAGGTAGCCCCTTGAATCACCAAAATACCCACAAGACCGACCGACACTATTGCCTGCTCTGCTCCAAGGAGTTCTTGAATCCTGTGGCCACTAAGAGCCACAGCCACAACCACATAGATGCCCAGACCTTTGCTTGCCCTGACTGTGGCAAGGCCTTTCAGTCCCATCATGAACTGGCTAGCCACCTGCAGGCTCATGCTGGGGGCCACAGTCAGGTACCAGCTCAGACAGAGGAGGCCAGAGGTCCCAAAGCTGGAACTGTGGAGGACAAG GTGTTGGAAGGCTCTCTCAGTCGGATGGGAAGAAAACTCAGGGtgcttccttcttctcttcctgacTCCTAA
- the PRSS53 gene encoding serine protease 53, which yields MVKDPGPTPLPTPSIKPGQAGEPPPGLTCISLFPGLQAAQRACGQRGPGPPNPQEGNTVPGEWPWQASVRRQGVHICSGSLVADTWVLTAAHCFEKAATTELNSWSVVLGSVQREGPGPGAEEVGVTALQLPRTYNHYSQGSDLALLRLAHPTTHTPLCLPQPAHRFPFGTSCWATGWDQDTSDTPGTLRNLRLRLISRPTCNCLYNSLHQRLLASPARPGMLCGGAQAGVHGPCQGDSGGPVLCREPDGHWVQAGIISFTSSCAQEDTPVLLTDMTAHSSWLQARAPGAAFLTQNPDSPETSDEDSCVACGSLRREGPQAGAPSPWPWDARLKHQGKLVCGGALVSEEVVLTAAHCFIGRQSPEEWSVGLGTRPEEWGLKQLILHGAYTHPEGGYDVALLLLAQPVTLGPDLRPLCLPYADHHLPDGERGWVLGLARQGAGISSPQTVPVTLLGPRACSRLHTVPGGDGSPILPGMVCTSAVGELPQCEGLSGAPLVHEVRGTWFLAGLHSFGDACQGPARPAVFAALPAYEDWISSLDWQVYFAEAPEPEAETGSCLANMNQPASC from the exons ATGGTCAAAGACCCAGGGCCCACCCCACTACCCACCCCGTCCATCAAGCCTGGCCAGGCAGGTGAGCCTCCCCCAGGTCTCACCTGTATCTCTCTCTTCCCAGGTCTTCAAGCAGCTCAGCGTG CCTGTGGACAGCGTGGCCCTGGTCCCCCCAACCCTCAGGAGGGCAACACAGTACCTGGCGAGTGGCCCTGGCAGGCCAGCGTGAGGAGGCAGGGAGTCCACATCTGCAGCGGTTCCCTGGTGGCAGACACCTGGGTCCTCACTGCTGCCCACTGCTTTGAAAA GGCGGCAACAACGGAACTGAACTCCTGGTCAGTCGTCCTGGGTTCTGTGCAGCGTgaggggccaggcccaggggctgAGGAGGTGGGAGTGACTGCCCTGCAGCTGCCCAGGACCTATAACCACTACAGCCAGGGCTCAGACCTGGCCCTGCTGCGGCTCGCCCACCCCACAACCCACAcacccctctgcctgccccaaCCTGCCCATCGCTTCCCCTTTGGAACCTCTTGCTGGGCCACTGGTTGGGATCAGGATACCAGTGACA CTCCTGGGACCCTGCGGAATCTGCGCCTGCGCCTAATCAGCCGCCCCACATGTAACTGTCTCTACAACAGCCTACACCAACGGCTGCTGGCCAGCCCAGCCCGGCCTGGGATGCTGTGTGGgggtgcccaggctggggtgcatgGGCCCTGTCAG GGAGATTCTGGGGGCCCTGTGCTGTGCCGAGAGCCTGATGGACACTGGGTTCAGGCTGGGATCATCAGCTTCACATCAAGCTGTGCCCAGGAGGACACCCCCGTGCTGCTGACCGACATGACTGCTCACAGCTCCTGGCTGCAGGCTCGAGCTCCAGGCGCAGCCTTCCTGACCCAGAACCCAGACAGCCCGGAGACAAGTGATGAGGACAGCTGTGTAG CCTGTGGGTCCCTGAGGAGAGAAGGTCCCCAAGCAGGAGCTCCTTCCCCATGGCCCTGGGATGCCAGGCTGAAGCACCAGGGGAAGCTAGTCTGTGGCGGAGCCCTGGTGTCAGAGGAAGTGGTGCTGACTGCTGCCCACTGCTTCATCGG GCGCCAGAGCCCGGAGGAGTGGAGTGTAGGGCTGGGGACCAGACCAGAGGAGTGGGGCCTGAAGCAACTCATCCTCCATGGTGCCTATACTCACCCAGAGGGGGGCTATGATGTGGCCCTCCTGCTACTGGCCCAGCCCGTGACACTGGGCCCCGATCTGCGGCCCCTCTGTCTGCCCTACGCTGACCACCACCTGCCTGATGGGGAACGTGGCTGGGTCCTAGGGCTGGCTCGCCAAGGAGCAG GAATCAGCTCCCCCCAGACAGTGCCTGTGACCCTGCTGGGGCCTAGGGCCTGTAGCCGGCTACACACAGTTCCTGGGGGTGATGGCAGCCCCATTCTGCCAGGGATGGTGTGTACCAGTGCAGTGGGTGAGCTGCCCCAATGTGAG GGCCTATCCGGGGCACCATTGGTACATGAGGTGAGGGGCACATGGTTCCTGGCTGGGCTGCACAGCTTTGGAGATGCCTGCCAAGGCCCTGCCAGGCCCGCAGTCTTCGCAGCACTCCCTGCCTATGAGGACTGGATCAGCAGTTTGGACTGGCAGGTCTACTTCGCAGAGGCGCCAGAGCCTGAGGCTGAGACTGGAAGCTGCTTGGCTAACATGA ACCAACCAGCCAGCTGCTGA